A stretch of the Arvicanthis niloticus isolate mArvNil1 chromosome 30, mArvNil1.pat.X, whole genome shotgun sequence genome encodes the following:
- the LOC143441058 gene encoding LOW QUALITY PROTEIN: uncharacterized protein LOC143441058 (The sequence of the model RefSeq protein was modified relative to this genomic sequence to represent the inferred CDS: substituted 1 base at 1 genomic stop codon): MFQSLDAVTYDDVHVNFTAEEWNLLDPSQKNLYKDVMLETYQNLTATGYSWEDHHIEEQYQSSRRCERHEIIHTGENPHECNQCGKAFARSSHLQKHKRRHTGEKPYECNQCGKAFLHHSGLQDHKRTHTGDKLYECNQCGKAFSHLGHLQVHKSTHAGEKPYECNQCGKAFSWHNTLQRHKRTHTGEKPYECNQCGKAFSRHSSLQRHKRTHTGEKPYECNQCGKAFSCYSSLQRHKRTHTGEKPYECNQCGKAFSGHSSFQYHKTTHTGEKPYQCNQCGKAFSCHRYLQRHKRTHTGEKPXECNECGKAFSDNSSPQYHKRSHTREKPYECNQCGKTFARPSHLQRHKSTHTGEKHECNQCGKAFSRQSGLQYHNRTHTGEKLNKMCRVKPYECSQCGKAFACHCTLQTLEGTYASEKPYRCDECDKAVHISFISKDRKEQKLSKNLLIVLKLGNCLHATVVSEYRNEHI; the protein is encoded by the exons atgttccagagcctg gatgcagtgacttatgatgatgtgcatgtgaacttcactgcagaagagtggaatttgctggatccttcccagaagaatctctacaaagatgtgatgctggagacctaccagAACCTCACAGCTACAG gttacagttgggaagatcatcatattgaagaacaatatcaaagttctagaagatgtgaaag gcatgaaataattcatactggagagaatccacatgaatgtaatcaatgtggtaaagcctttgcaagatccagtcatctccaaaaacataaaagaagacacactggagagaaaccctatgaatgtaatcaatgtggtaaagcctttttacatcacagtggtctccaagaccataaaaggacacatactggagacaaactttatgaatgtaatcaatgtggtaaagccttttcacatctgggtcatctccaagtccataaaagtacacatgctggagagaaaccttatgaatgcaaccaatgtggtaaagccttttcatggcacaatactctccaaagacataaaagaacacatactggagagaaaccttatgaatgcaatcaatgtggtaaagctttttcacgtcacagtagtctccaaagacataaaagaacacatactggagagaaaccttatgaatgtaatcaatgtggtaaagccttttcatgttacagtagtctccaaagacataaaagaacacatactggagagaaaccttatgaatgtaatcaatgtggtaaagccttttcaggtcacagtagtttccaatatcataaaacaacacatactggagagaaaccttatcaatgtaatcaatgtggtaaagccttttcatgtcaccgttatctccaaagacataaaagaacacacactggagagaaaccctaagaatgtaatgaatgtggtaaagccttttcagataaCAGTAGTCCCCAATATCATAaaagatcacataccagagagaaaccttatgaatgtaatcaatgtggtaaaacctttgctaggcccagtcatctccaaagacacaaaagtacacatactggagagaaacatgaatgcaatcaatgtggtaaagccttttcacgtcagagtggtctccaatatcataatagaacacatactggagagaaactgaat aaaatgtgcagagtgaaaccttatgaatgtagtcaatgtggtaaagcctttgcttgtcactgtactctccaaacacttgaAGGAACATACGCttcagagaaaccttacagatgtgaTGAATGTGATAAGGCTGTGCATATCTCTTTCATctccaaagacagaaaagaacagaaactgagcaaaaaccttttgattgttctaaagttgggaaattgtttacatgccacagtggtttctgaatacagaaatgaacacatatga